The Colias croceus chromosome 3, ilColCroc2.1 genome includes a region encoding these proteins:
- the LOC123706140 gene encoding uncharacterized protein LOC123706140, protein MIQIDDFKRPSPSPSRCSVRSDSRVFRQPRVIHVNRDVATMMDDETNCVPRSGSTNEPTLISDFEPVQTAHASHFRSRTFSDGFIRNTSLELLLGVDCDACLALAAQRQCYNQHLSDHEFDLVCNCNVQQNNYLNCHRDSVKQRGHTLNIYDMDRIKRETGRNNLINGTHRSLDRKHIKSKNVSNYISKQFISYDQTNTLVQKIKKKLSNLKRIGGETMSKKPQNAVQLAEISASSTSSLRKLSMLSLVDKSQRKTNSQSCIFSATSLQSKNDFKENINTYANFSSNVDQCFDRIRDCNAELYKSQKKPKIRTLDRNDDVVLRSSSSIKFSTLDNRSRCRGIRRQMSYNDFPSERFASGLSETWSPDDSTKTRNNVSSEDSHQFVDAERSAGSDHRVLHAQCTCNTGQNQKIPSIFFDPHGKKRSAPAPDVTDRAQDRISCSACKSSQWLPNTTTSTTSHSSTTTAASSRLSGWQRRWCCVAVLVLVAGTACVAGPLALRAPPGAPLHERLRLAERLLHDTPLIDGHNDLPWNIRKFLHNKIKDFRFNEDLRTISPWATSSWSHTDLPRLKQGRVAAQFWAAYVPCDSQHKDAVQLTFEQIDLIQRLTDKYHPELTFCTSAEDILTAHANHRLCSLVGVEGGHAIGGSLGVLRTLYQVGVRYLTLTSSCDTPWAECASTDRPEPSLRGGLTPFGKVVIMEMNRLGMLVDLSHVSERTMRDALAISRAPVLFSHSSARSLCNVTRNVPDGVLRLVAANKGLVMVNFYTSFLTCRTTATVQDAIAHINHIRDVAGVDFVGLGAGYDGINYTPQGLEDVSSYPLLFAELMEAGWTMEDLKKLAGLNLLRVLSAAERVSRDLASANVTPYEDVAPRTIESYNCSSQDV, encoded by the exons atgATTCAAATAGACGACTTTAAACGACCTTCACCATCACCGTCTCGATGCTCTGTACGCAGCGATAGTCGGGTGTTTAGGCAGCCAAGAGTAATTCATGTGAATCGTGATGTTGCTACAATGATGGACGATGAAACAAATTGTGTTCCTCGAAGTGGAAGTACTAATGAACCGACACTGATATCTGATTTTGAACCTGTACAAACGGCACACGCTTCACATTTTCGCTCGCGTACGTTTAGTGATGGTTTTATCAGAAATACCAGTCTTGAACTTCTGCTAGGCGTAGACTGTGATGCGTGCCTCGCGCTAGCCGCCCAAAGACAATGCTATAACCAGCACTTGTCAGACCATGAATTTGATTTAGTTTGCAACTGTAATGTTCAACAAAACAACTACCTTAATTGCCACCGAGATTCTGTGAAACAACGAGGTCACACgcttaatatttatgatatgGACAGAATTAAACGAGAAACGGGGCGtaataatttgattaatggAACACATCGCAGTCTGGACAGGAAacatattaaaagtaaaaatgtttcaaattacatttctAAACAATTTATATCGTACGACCAAACAAATACTCTCgtccaaaaaattaaaaaaaaattatcaaatttaaaacgaaTTGGAGGAGAAACAATGTCGAAAAAACCACAAAACGCCGTTCAGTTAGCGGAGATAAGTGCGAGCTCAACAAGCTCGCTGCGGAAGCTGTCGATGTTATCACTCGTAGATAAGTCACAGAGGAAAACGAATAGCCAAAGTTGCATCTTTTCTGCTACAAGCTTACAAtctaaaaatgattttaaagaaaatataaatacttatgcAAACTTTTCATCAAACGTTGATCAATGTTTCGATCGTATAAGAGATTGCAACGCAGAATTATATAAATCGCAGAAAAAACCTAAAATAAGAACTTTAGATAGAAATGATGACGTTGTTTTACGCAGCTCTTCCTCGATTAAATTTTCCACCTTAGATAACAGAAGTCGATGTAGAGGTATAAGAAGACAGATGTCATACAACGACTTTCCCTCGGAGAGATTTGCGAGCGGGTTATCAGAAACATGGTCACCTGATGATTCGACTAAAACGCGAAATAATGTGTCATCCGAAGACAGCCACCAGTTTGTGGATGCTGAAAGAAGTGCAGGAAGCGATCATAGAGTTCTACATGCACAATGTACATGTAATACGGGCCAAAATCAAAAAATTCCATCTATTTTCTTCGATCCGCAT ggAAAGAAACGGTCAGCTCCCGCACCCGATGTGACGGACAGGGCACAAGATAGAATCTCTTGCAGTGCCTGTAAATCCAGCCAGTGGCTTCCAAACACTACTACTTCTACAACTAGCCATAGTTCTACCACAACTGCTGCCTCATCAC GTTTGTCAGGATGGCAGCGACGTTGGTGCTGCGTGGCAGTGTTGGTGCTAGTGGCTGGTACAGCTTGCGTGGCGGGGCCTCTGGCACTGCGGGCGCCCCCCGGAGCCCCGCTGCATGAGCGGCTTCGCCTTGCAGAACGTTTGCTACACGACACACCACTTATAGATGGCCATAACGACTTACCTTGGAATATACGAAAATTTTTACACAACAAAATAAAGGACTTCCG GTTTAATGAAGATTTGAGAACGATTTCTCCCTGGGCCACTAGCTCTTGGAGTCACACTGATTTGCCTAGACTGAAGCAAGGTCGAGTTGCTGCCCAA TTTTGGGCAGCATACGTCCCTTGTGACTCTCAACACAAAGATGCGGTACAGCTTACCTTCGAACAAATAGACCTGATACAGCGTTTAACTGACAAGTACCACCCGGAGCTCACGTTCTGCACTTCAGCTGAAG ATATTTTAACAGCACACGCTAACCACCGCCTGTGTTCGCTGGTAGGTGTTGAGGGTGGGCACGCTATAGGAGGATCCCTCGGAGTGTTGAGAACGTTATATCAAGTCGGAGTTCGCTACTTAACCTTGACGTCATCGTGTGACACTCCATGGGCAGAGTGCGCTTCCACCGACCGTCCAGAACCAAGTCTACGAGGTGGTCTTACGCCATTTGGAAAG GTTGTTATCATGGAAATGAACAGACTTGGAATGCTGGTGGATTTATCACATGTATCAGAGCGCACTATGCGTGATGCGTTGGCAATATCGCGAGCACCTGTTCTCTTCTCCCATTCATCTGCGAGATCATTGTGCAATGTAACACGCAATGTTCCGGATGGAGTTCTTCGTCTTGTTGCAGCTAACAAAGGCCTTGTAATGGTCAACTTCTATACATCTTTTTTAACATGCCGAACAACAGCCACCGTGCAAGATgctatag CTCATATAAATCACATACGCGATGTGGCTGGCGTGGACTTCGTCGGTTTAGGCGCTGGATATGATGGAATTAATTA CACTCCCCAAGGACTGGAGGACGTATCCTCGTACCCTTTACTATTTGCGGAACTGATGGAAGCTGGGTGGACTATGGAAGATTTGAAAAAACTCGCAGGACTAAACTTATTGCGCGTATTGAGTGCTGCTGAACGAGTATCACGCGACCTTGCCTCAGCAAACGTCACACCTTACGAAGATGTAGCTCCACGCACGATAGAATCGTACAACTGTTCTAGCCAAGATGTATAA